A stretch of the Phycisphaerae bacterium genome encodes the following:
- a CDS encoding GAF domain-containing SpoIIE family protein phosphatase: MKIIKKPTKREEQIYQLTTLVAGGFALGDVLDKLSRAAVEITGASACSIRLLDDETGELKMRSTFGLSEEYRNKGPVTKEDPVIKAAFAGEAVIIDDMRADPRIRYPQASAKEGIVSQLTVTMQFKNKPVGVLRLYRPRPGGFTEDDIALVRSVASQCAVAIINAKYYARAIQGEQVAQQVRLAGIIQRRMIPEAAPKMHGLDIAAAYKPCFGVGGDLYDFIKLDGDNLAIAIADVIGKGIPAALMMSSFRGMIRAYADGGHKRHTMAEIVRKLNSTACDECRDGEFITLFYAIINIKEMSMTYCNCGHEPGLLWRSGKIRELKKGGLVLGVTKETEYEIEKIELKHDDRMLFYTDGLIDAVNFDGKMWGIDNLYKTFKQCATGTAREIVNNIFTLRRRFIGLASQTDDTSIVAIRVSDKNG; this comes from the coding sequence ATGAAAATTATTAAAAAACCGACAAAAAGAGAAGAACAGATTTACCAGCTTACGACACTGGTCGCAGGCGGTTTTGCGCTTGGCGATGTGCTGGATAAGCTTTCGCGCGCTGCCGTCGAAATAACCGGAGCCTCGGCCTGCTCGATAAGACTGCTCGACGATGAAACCGGAGAGCTGAAAATGCGAAGCACTTTCGGCCTCAGCGAGGAATACAGGAACAAAGGCCCCGTTACGAAAGAGGACCCTGTTATAAAAGCGGCATTTGCCGGCGAAGCGGTAATTATCGACGATATGCGGGCCGACCCGCGGATAAGATATCCCCAGGCCTCGGCCAAGGAAGGCATTGTCAGCCAGCTTACCGTTACGATGCAGTTCAAAAACAAGCCGGTCGGAGTACTGAGATTATACCGGCCCCGGCCGGGCGGATTCACCGAAGACGACATTGCGCTGGTAAGGTCGGTGGCCTCTCAATGTGCCGTCGCTATTATAAACGCAAAATATTACGCAAGGGCGATTCAGGGCGAACAGGTCGCTCAGCAGGTTAGGCTGGCCGGAATTATTCAGAGAAGAATGATACCCGAAGCTGCGCCTAAAATGCACGGACTCGATATCGCCGCTGCTTACAAACCGTGTTTCGGTGTCGGCGGAGACCTGTACGATTTTATCAAGCTCGATGGAGACAATCTTGCCATAGCCATAGCCGATGTTATCGGCAAAGGTATCCCCGCTGCGCTTATGATGAGTTCATTCAGGGGTATGATAAGAGCTTACGCTGACGGCGGGCATAAAAGGCATACTATGGCTGAAATCGTCCGCAAACTTAACAGCACCGCCTGCGATGAGTGCAGAGACGGAGAATTTATTACGCTCTTTTATGCGATTATCAATATAAAAGAGATGAGTATGACATACTGCAACTGCGGCCACGAACCCGGACTGCTCTGGCGAAGCGGTAAAATCCGCGAACTGAAAAAAGGCGGCCTTGTTCTCGGCGTTACAAAAGAAACTGAATATGAAATCGAGAAAATCGAACTCAAGCACGATGACAGAATGCTGTTTTATACCGATGGACTGATTGACGCCGTTAATTTCGATGGAAAAATGTGGGGCATAGACAATCTGTATAAAACATTCAAGCAGTGCGCGACAGGCACGGCCCGTGAAATCGTAAACAATATTTTTACCTTGCGCAGAAGATTT